From Balneola sp. MJW-20:
AGTCCCTCAACAAACTGGACATCTACCGTGCAGATGTAGATTATGAGCTGATCAATGTAAACGGTGATGATGCCAGAGTCGAAACGATCGCTGAACTAGACGAGATCCGTACTCCCGTTTATTACGATATGTATTATAAAGGCTCGGAATGGGTCATCACGGATATGTCTATTGATGATGTATCCACAGCGAACTCATACCAGAAGCAGTTTACCCGCATTATAAACAAAAGGGGATTTGATGGCTTAATGGACGTTCTGAGAAAAAGAGCGGCACGGGCCACATCTACTTCTTCCGAGTAGATCTGATCTTCTCAATTAAGCGGTTTAGGTAATTTCCTCCAAGCAGAGCGGTATATGTTGCCAATACTATCGCAGTAAGTGCCGTTGTATTCAGCAGGTTTTCTGTGAACCAGCCTATTTGTGTCCAACCGATGAAAAGTACTCCCGAAGCTACCAGACCTGCAAGGTGAGGCCGGTACATCAGATCCCATCTTAGTTTAGTATGGGCCACCTTACGTGCTTCATAGACCTCAAGACTATTAAGAGCCAGCATCGCTATGGCAGAGGCTAATGCAGCTCCGATAATGCCATATTTCGGGATCAGTATAAGATTGAGACAGAAATTAGTCACAGATACCAGAATACTGTTAAGAAGCGTAAGTCTGGAGTGACCCGTCATGGCCACGATATTGGCTGCAAGAGAAAATGAACAGTACATATAGGGAATAGGCAGCAGGAAGTACATGAAAGTAGCAGAACCCTCATAATCTTCTACTACAAAATTCAGTACTGGTAGTTTATAGATAGCAATGATGAGTAAAAGAGGGATAGCAATGGTTGCGATCCAGCCAGCTGTTCTTGAAAAGTGCTCAGACAATTCTTTGTACTTTTGTTCTTTGTGCAGGCGTACTATGAAAGGGGCAAAAGCATTGGAAAAGATGAACTTCACAGAACGAACCTCACGGACGATCATGGATCCCGCACCATAATATCCGACTACAGTTGCACTAAATCCGAATGCGGGAAGCATCAGGACGTCCAGTCCCGTTATAAACCGGTTTAAGGTCATATTGATATTCTGGGGTATTGCGAAGTCGATCAGCTCCTTATTGATGCGATAGTGTCTGAAAGCAAGAAACAAACGTGACCAGCTTAACTCTCTGCTGTAAAAATACAGTGCAAATATACACAGGATCAGTTGTGTGGCTAAATATGCTACAGCCAGCCCTGTTACCCCGGGGATCAGGTAATAGAAAAGTACAGAGCATCCCAGCAAACAAACCGGTCTCAACCAGCCTGAACTTATGGCATCATATTTCATGATCTTTAGTCCCTGGGTAGCAGCAAGAATGATCCTTTCTGATGCAAGTAAGGGAATAGCAAAGATCATAAAGCGGAACATGGTATTCAGTCCTTCAGAAAAGTCATCACCATATACCATTTCAAGGATATTACTGCCAAAGAAAACTCCTATTGCCAGAATGAGCCCGGACAGACCTATGCTCCATGTAAATGCATTTGCAAGAGAAGTATAAAGATCAGACTGTTCGGATGGATCATCCGAATGCCTGGAAACGAAGATCATAGCTCCATCTTTAAAGCCTGAAGTCAGAAAAGCGATGACGATCTCTATGGCTATCGTGGCGGTAATAAAAAGTCCGAAGACATCAGTACCGTACAGACGGTTTACCACCACCAGAAATACGGGTGCGGCCATCTTGCCGACTACTCCCAGAAAATTTACAAGGGCTCCTTTTTTAAGGTCTGATGCAATACTCATGATCCACTAAGGGCCTGATCGTATAATGTTTCCAGCTCTTTCACCCTTTCAAAAAGATCATATTCTGCTTCCATCTTTTTACGGGCCAGAATTCCCATTTCAACCCTTTTTTGAGGTTCCACAGCCATGTATTTCATGGCACGAAAAAGCGCATCTATATTTCTCTCCGGAACCAGCAAGCCGGTCTTTTGATCTTCAATGATCTCCGGAATCCCTCCGTGCCAAGTACCGATAGAAGGTAATCCCACTGCCGCGGCTTCTTTGATAACGATCAGGCCGCTTTCCCGGTCATGGTCGGAAGCTGTAACGCTTGGTGCAACAAGTACATGAGAGCGGGAAAGATAGTTACTTATTTCTTCGGAGGATTTGATCCCAAGGAATTTTACTGAATCTTCTAATCCAAGAGATGATACGAGTTCTTTGCAGGTCTGTTCATTTTCTCCGCTCCCGATAAAATCCATGGTAGCAGTTTTTCCTTCATCTTTTAACCTTTTAAATGCATTGATCGAGTATATATGACCTTTTTTTGGAGTAAAACGGCCGATCATAAGAAATCTGAGTGGTTCATTTTCATTTACCGGTTGAGGCTCGGTGTAGGAAAAGCGATGAAGGTCAATTCCCAGCCGGTAAACTTTAACTTTTTCTTTCGGTGCACCCAATTCGATCAGCAAAGACTTTAATTCAGTGCTGGCAGCCAGTAAAAGGGAAGCATATTCAAAGATCTTTCGTGATTTGCGGCTATATTTTCGATTATGATATTTATTTCTCTCCCTGCCAATCAGAGCGGCAACATCATATCCATGAAAAGTTACGACCAGCGGTAGTTTATGTCGGCGGGCAAAGGGGAGAGCATACATAGCTCCGGTACCAAAATGAGCATGCACCAGATCAAATGACCCTTTATTCAGAAGCTTATCAAAGCGAGGATTTATAATAAAATTCCGGTACATCATACGTTCTATCGCATTCCGGCAGGAATAGACCGGCTGATGAGTAAATCGATCCATATTGTGGGTATCCTGGCAAAAGATACTAACATGTACTTTTTCAGAATGAGCCCGGATCTCATCATGAATGAATGTCTGTGAATAGGGCAGATAAGATCTTACAAATAACGCTATGTTCTTCTTTTCAGCTATTTCGGTAAATGTGGGTCTGGATTCGCGTTAAGATACTTAAATCATTAAAATAAGTAATCTGAATCTGTTCTTGTCACTGATGAAGCCTTAACTTAACAGACTTTAGGTTAGTATGGTATAAAATCCGTAAATTTAGTGGCTTTACTAAAAAATATGCATCTACTTTGAAAAAATTTCCGAACCGCCACCTCGACCCTGAAGGCTATGTCTATGTAAGCTATGGGCATCCAAAATACCTGGAGCATGTGATCGCTTCAATTGTGAGCTTGAGAAGGTATGACAAGGATCGCCCGGTAGCATTGGTTTGTGAAGATAAGCACAGATCCTTACTGGAAGAACATGGCCTGGACCATTTGTTTGATGTGATTTTTAAACTGGATGATGACCATGCTTCTATTGTAGGGTTTAAACACAATACTCATCATTATCTGATCTTTGAAAAGAATCTCTTTCTGGATAGTGATATTGTGTGGTGCAAGGATCCTGAT
This genomic window contains:
- a CDS encoding polysaccharide biosynthesis C-terminal domain-containing protein gives rise to the protein MSIASDLKKGALVNFLGVVGKMAAPVFLVVVNRLYGTDVFGLFITATIAIEIVIAFLTSGFKDGAMIFVSRHSDDPSEQSDLYTSLANAFTWSIGLSGLILAIGVFFGSNILEMVYGDDFSEGLNTMFRFMIFAIPLLASERIILAATQGLKIMKYDAISSGWLRPVCLLGCSVLFYYLIPGVTGLAVAYLATQLILCIFALYFYSRELSWSRLFLAFRHYRINKELIDFAIPQNINMTLNRFITGLDVLMLPAFGFSATVVGYYGAGSMIVREVRSVKFIFSNAFAPFIVRLHKEQKYKELSEHFSRTAGWIATIAIPLLLIIAIYKLPVLNFVVEDYEGSATFMYFLLPIPYMYCSFSLAANIVAMTGHSRLTLLNSILVSVTNFCLNLILIPKYGIIGAALASAIAMLALNSLEVYEARKVAHTKLRWDLMYRPHLAGLVASGVLFIGWTQIGWFTENLLNTTALTAIVLATYTALLGGNYLNRLIEKIRSTRKK
- a CDS encoding glycosyltransferase; protein product: MAEKKNIALFVRSYLPYSQTFIHDEIRAHSEKVHVSIFCQDTHNMDRFTHQPVYSCRNAIERMMYRNFIINPRFDKLLNKGSFDLVHAHFGTGAMYALPFARRHKLPLVVTFHGYDVAALIGRERNKYHNRKYSRKSRKIFEYASLLLAASTELKSLLIELGAPKEKVKVYRLGIDLHRFSYTEPQPVNENEPLRFLMIGRFTPKKGHIYSINAFKRLKDEGKTATMDFIGSGENEQTCKELVSSLGLEDSVKFLGIKSSEEISNYLSRSHVLVAPSVTASDHDRESGLIVIKEAAAVGLPSIGTWHGGIPEIIEDQKTGLLVPERNIDALFRAMKYMAVEPQKRVEMGILARKKMEAEYDLFERVKELETLYDQALSGS